The Phycisphaerales bacterium DNA segment CGGGGCCGACGGCAAGGCCGGCGTAACGGGATGCGTAGAAGGCGAGGAAGACCGCGGCGGTGATCCAGGGGACGTCGCGGGCGACGCCCTTGAAGATCACGATGAGCGGCCAGGGGATTGCGAGCAGCGCCGCGGGCAGTGCCCACCAGGGGAGCGGTGCGGACTCGCCGGAGGCCGTGAACTGGAGGACGGTCGCGAGCTTCTGGCCGATGGCGACGCCGAAGACGAGCAGCAGGAACGTCATCGACGCGCCCATGAGGCGCGAGGTGCCGGCGACGAGGTGCTTTGTGGCGAGCTCGTTCATGCCCAGGGTGAGGGAGAGGCCGGGGAGGAGGACGATGAGCCCCGCGAGCATGACGGTCTGGGGCGAGAGGGGTGTGAGCCACTCGGCGCAGACCATCGAAAGAAGGGCCGCGAGGGCGCCGGCGGCGAACTCGATGACCCAGGCCCAGCGCGTGCGCATGCCGCCGAACACGGTGAGCGTGCCGAGGGTGAGGCCGACGGCGGCGGCGCAAACGAGCTCACGCCAGCCGCCGCCGAAGAAGATGGAGACCGCGGCCGAGGACCCGGCAAAGGCGAGGGCGGTGAGCCACGGTCCGTAGCGGGGCCTGGCGGCGAGCTCGATGCGGATGCGCTCGGTTCCCTGTGCGGGCGTGAGGGTTCCGGCGGCGACCTTGAGGAGGATGGTGTTGAGGGCGCTGAGCCGCTCGAGGTTGACGCCGCCGGATTCGACGCGGATGAGGTGGGTCACGTCCTCGCCACC contains these protein-coding regions:
- a CDS encoding threonine/serine exporter family protein, whose translation is MIEAIERSAARHKDERGEFLVTMAGALSTYGATANRLENAISQCAQALGVKAQVFAMPTGVFASIDTGAGEGGGEGGEDVTHLIRVESGGVNLERLSALNTILLKVAAGTLTPAQGTERIRIELAARPRYGPWLTALAFAGSSAAVSIFFGGGWRELVCAAAVGLTLGTLTVFGGMRTRWAWVIEFAAGALAALLSMVCAEWLTPLSPQTVMLAGLIVLLPGLSLTLGMNELATKHLVAGTSRLMGASMTFLLLVFGVAIGQKLATVLQFTASGESAPLPWWALPAALLAIPWPLIVIFKGVARDVPWITAAVFLAFYASRYAGLAVGPELGAAGGALVVGIASNIFTRLTDRPAATTLLPGLMILVPGAVGLISLTTLMGKNVVMGVETAVTMFVIMVALVVGLLLANAAVPPRRAL